CTCCAGTAAATAAGCAGGCAGAACACCCACATCTGCACCCAATAACATTTGTGCATGAGTTAACAAAGAAATATCTGACAATAACATTATACAGATGTTTGCTTCAGTTTTGGAAAGAATTTACCTTCATATTTTAATACTATTAATGACTTAGACATCAAGACAGACGAACCAAAGAAGTCCTGGCGctgcaataaaaacattcataGGGAAGAAAAATTAAAGTCTCCTGGAGAAATGTTACATTTCTTTTGTCAGAGAATCAAACTTAATCGTCTGTGATTCTCTGTTCAGTTCCATCAAACGCTCACCTGAGTACAAAGAAAACTAGAGAATCTTTCTGCTCAGCAGCTTAGCCAACCACCAGAGCACACAGACGATTGTTCACACCAGTGTATGTTTCTCCTGCTCCATGTATAAAAAGCCACTGTTCACTTCAGGGGTCGGCGGTGGGTCATCCCAGATATTTAGGGATGCACCCTTGTATGACAATGAGCTCTGGCCAGTTCTCATATTTGTCGTTTTGGTAGTCGTGCTTGATGTGCTGcgacagacaggaaacagaacTATTTCAGCATGGAAAGCAACCATGCGAGTCTTTAGAACAACAGAACAAGACAGCATGTATTTACAATACATTTAAGATTAAGAAGATCAAccataatgacaataaacataaataaaagaatgagCCAATTtcccatttattgattattgattattggttTGGTTCTTTGACATAGATGACCTCCAGTTCTGTTTCAGGGGAACGACAAGGACTACTGATCACACCTCTGTAATGTTGGTACAGAATGGTGATGAACAGTAAAAGAGGAAGAGCCCCACCTCAAACACCTCACCTTCTCAAATTGGCTCTTCATCACTGATCCTTTGGCGCCAACAAACACCCAGTTATCTCTGAAGGACAGCGATTGGACAACAGAGCTTCCCAGGTCAGAAATCAGTTTCCTGGCCTCTTCATCTaacctgtcaaaataaaatgagaccatataaacaaacataaaatcaCCTACATGGTGtgagtccaggggggggggggcatgtttacTTTGTTGCAGGTTCATCGTAGGACGCTATCATCACGATGGAGCCGTCGTTAACGCCCTGCAGTAACTCAATGAGAGGTTTTACatctgcaacacaaacacacctcgtCTGAACCACCTGACCTCAAATGACTGGTCCAATCACGTGGCACGATGTCAGCGATTCGCCACCTACCTCCACTGTACATGTCGAAGTGGCCGGTctttgtgacctctgctgttTTACCTGCCAAACAAAGAGTTGCCATCATGAACGGTGGAATGAATCTCAAATagttgtgaggggggggggggggggggggggggagtgagacAGGGGTGAGACAGGTTCATCACTTCCAGACTCACCGTTTATTACAACGATGTTTATCCCTGATCCAGCATTGTTCAGCATTGACCCCAGAACCCTGAGAAGAGGTTGTTCAGAGATGTAAACCAATCGCGTAATAGAGAACTGAACACTCAGAAATTATAACACACATTTTGGTGCTTGACTTAAATTCTTTCATCCATTTAAAGAGAAAGTAGCTTAGCTCATTATAGACATCTATTGGAGACTTTTATTGACTTAAATATGACTCAAATGCTGATACACACTTTTCTCTCTcactgctgtgacatcatcagtgacatcacaggcaGTGATGGATCTAGATCACATTGTTTGAGTTCAGACATTAGGTATAGGACTAAATGATCTCAAGAACAATCTGGAGTCTTGGAAGCCGCATCAATGGTTTAAACGGGCTAATCCCGGGCTAATCCCGGGCTAATCCCGGGCTTCCATGTAAGGAAGAAAGCAGTAAGCGTATgaggaaaacaggaagttcaCCTACAGCTGGTTTTGGAGGCAAATCTTTGGAGGCACAACATTAGCTGCTCCGCTCTGGATGAAGAAGCTGAACTGATCAGCTGGACAGTTTACCTTCACCTTGCAAGGTCCATCTGAGGAGAGCACCGATTAATCTTCAGTTCCGATCGACTCCATTGGTCCTGATCCGGTTAATCCACTCACCTGACTCATTCGCCTGCTGGTCAGAGCCCTGACTGGAAATGCTGATCAATTGTGAAGATAAATCATTATACCAATcagctggaaaacacacacacgttaataAACACCTGCAAATGAAAGACATTAATCTTTGTGTGgatgttgtctctgtgttgaGTTTGATGATTTGTGTACTTGAAGACAACATGAAGCCAAATCTAATGTTATTGGATCACAACACTCACAGAtatcaaccaaccaaccaactagTAAACCAACGGAGAGAATAACACGAATGAACATTCTGAGTCAAAAATATCAAACACAATCATCCTGTTTTGCCTATTTTAAAATCTTcatctgcaaatgaaaatagAAACAAAGTGTGAATCTGGTTTTgtctaaaaaatatttgtatgaGAAATGTGATTTATGCACAAGATATAagctgtataaaaaaaatagcgaCACAAACTCACATTCCTTGGCTCTACAAATGGAactcagaataataataatactgcttTCTCTGTGATTCAACAGCGTTGACAGAGGATGAAGGGCTGAGCCGTTTACCTTTGAAGGAGTTGTATCTCTGCATCCACAGCGTGATCACGATCATGAGGGGGATCAGGATCAGCAGACACTGCAAAATCCCTGAGAAAACAAGAGGAGAGGCGTCAGACCAGAAGAACCGGCTGCACAGCAGGCCTGAGTCGCTTGAGATGATGACCATGTGAGACGTTCAACTTAAATCCAATCAGATTTAAGGTTGACTTTTGGTTTGACAAAGTTGAAATAATTCCTTTATGAAGAAGAGGACACGAGAAAAAAAACCTGACGTCCAGTTGGATTAGACCGCATCAGGTGTGTGGAGTGGTTTGTGCCTCGTCCCCATTTAAAAGGTGAGAGCAGATTAGTGTATTCCTCCATAATCAAACACGTACAAGGTTCTAATTATTGTTGGACTCTGCTTCCGCTTGATCTGTGTTGTTTCACTGTTTGGAGTTCATTCATCGTCATTGTTCTGTTGTGTAAAGACAGAAGGTAATGAACTGGCCTGTATAAATAAAGACCGATAGAAATTGATATGAAAGTTGTTTAACCGCCGGAGACAAAAAcacacggagagggagagagagattgttAAATGACAAGCAGGAACTAACATCTGACTGGAAACTGAACTAGTTCAGGGCAGGGAAACACGTCTTCGGTGACATCATCGTTGACCTGCAGATAGGTGAACGAGGGATTAACCGGACACACCCAGGCAGAACTTTTGACACTTACACTTTCTGTAGCTTCTTCCTCTCGGCATTGTCGTTCGTCCTGTTGAGAAAGAAAAGTTGAGTCTCTCTGTTCATCTGATGCACAGAAGAGAGGACATAAAACGGGTGCCTCGAAATCTTTTTGACTTCCTCGTTATTCTGATGCACGGCGTGAAAAGGTGAAAGTGAAAGGCGAGACCTTTGTTCAAGCAACTGCGTAACATGTGTTTAATTTGTGCAGTGTCGTCAACACATAAACACGTGCAGACTAATAGGTGTGAGGACTTGTTTGGCCAGCTTTTCAGAAAACTTTAAACTGACAGTAAAGATTTGATcatgaagaaaaggaaaaacagccAACAAGTTCAATTTTATGATCAGAAAATCTTTGCCAGAGCAGAAACGTATATATGAGAACGTGTATAAATACTCACTGatagaagaaagacaaatataaaaGCGTCGCTAATTTTTCTTTGCACTAACCCAGTCTGGCTATGAGCATGTCTCTGACATCCAGGAAACTCCCTCCGACTCCCAGAATACCTGACAGAAACAATCGGCACCAACAAACGAGTTTATGCCGCTCCACCTCCAGGAGCTGGATTGCCCAAGAGCCAATGAGCTGCAGCCAGCAGGCCAGAGTCCGCATACCTCATCCGTGATAAAACTTTAAGAGGACAAAGAGACATGAatataatctctctctctctctctccctccataaAGAAGATGGGAGCCTCAGCCAGAGGTTTCATGTGTGATTGGTCTTCAGTATCCGTTTGTTTACCCAACCTTCCCTTTGTCTATTTACAGGTGTCACTATAAACCTATAAAGTCCCACACAGCCTGCCAGAAAGTGTTGGGGTTATCGTCCCTGAGATACAGATGAATATACCGTATATCAGAGcgcacacaaaatacacacgaCACAAAATCCTCAGTACTGCTTCGCTGATCTGATTCATACCAAGGGAATATTTTTTatccaaatgtaattaatcCTCTTCCATGTATGATCTGGGTCTAGATCACACTTGGCCTGATTTAGAGGCACAAGCAATAAGAATATGACGAGATGTTAatcaaaaatgacaaaagaTTGACTTCATGTTTAAACAGACGGGGCGTTTGAGGCGTGTTCAGAGACTCAACGCAGTCGCTTCCTGCAGAGACTGTAGCAAAACCTGCAGGACAAGCTCCgccaaaagcaaacaaaagatGAAATGACACACCAATCAATCAGTCAGCGGACACAACTGATCATctagtgctaaaaaaaaacatgatcaaGAAAGCTCCTGATTAATTTACTGTAGGTATCAACTCTAAATATCAGTAAGACTAAATgagacacacaggaagt
The sequence above is drawn from the Brachionichthys hirsutus isolate HB-005 chromosome 5, CSIRO-AGI_Bhir_v1, whole genome shotgun sequence genome and encodes:
- the zgc:101783 gene encoding protein FAM3C, with protein sequence MPRGRSYRKWILQCLLILIPLMIVITLWMQRYNSFKADWYNDLSSQLISISSQGSDQQANESDGPCKVKVNCPADQFSFFIQSGAANVVPPKICLQNQLVLGSMLNNAGSGINIVVINGKTAEVTKTGHFDMYSGDVKPLIELLQGVNDGSIVMIASYDEPATKLDEEARKLISDLGSSVVQSLSFRDNWVFVGAKGSVMKSQFEKHIKHDYQNDKYENWPELIVIQGCIPKYLG